In Chlorocebus sabaeus isolate Y175 chromosome 11, mChlSab1.0.hap1, whole genome shotgun sequence, one DNA window encodes the following:
- the LOC119623207 gene encoding taste receptor type 2 member 31, producing MITFLPIIFSVLVVVTFIIGNFANGFIALVNSTEWVKRQKISFADQILTALAVSRVGLLWVLLLNWYATVLNPAFYSVEVRTTTYNVWAVTSHFSNWLATSLSIFYLLKIANFSNLIFLHLKRRVKNVILVMLLGPLLVLACHLFMVNMNEIVRTKEYEENMTWKIILRNAIYHPDMTVTMLENLVPFTLTLISFLLLICSLCKHLKKMQLHGKGSQDPSTKVHIKALQIVISFLLLCVVYFVSVIISIWSFESLGNKPVFMFCQAIRFSYSSAHPFIVIWGNKKLKQTFLSVLWNVRYWVKGQKLQSP from the coding sequence ATGATAACTTTTCTACCCATCATTTTTTCCGTTCTAGTAGTGGTTACATTCATTATTGGAAATTTTGCTAATGGCTTCATAGCATTGGTAAATTCCACTGAGTGGGTCAAGAGACAAAAGATCTCCTTTGCTGACCAAATTCTCACTGCTCTGGCGGTTTCCAGAGTTGGTTTGCTCTGGGTATTATTATTAAATTGGTATGCAACTGTGTTGAATCCAGCGTTTTATAGTGTAGAAGTAAGAACTACCACTTATAATGTCTGGGCAGTAACCAGCCATTTCAGCAACTGGCTTGCTACTAGTCTCAGCATATTTTATTTGCTCAAGATTGCCAATTTCTCCaaccttatttttcttcacttaaagAGGAGAGTTAAGAATGTCATTCTGGTGATGCTGTTGGGGCCTTTGCTAGTTTTGGCTTGTCATCTTTTTATGGTAAACATGAATGAGATTGTACGGacaaaagaatatgaagaaaacatGACTTGGAAGATCATATTGAGGAATGCGATTTACCATCCAGATATGACTGTAACCATGCTAGAGAACTTAGTACCTTTCACTCTGACCCTGATATcttttctgctgttaatctgttCTCTGTGTAAACATCTGAAGAAGATGCAGCTCCATGGCAAAGGATCTCAAGATCCCAGCACCAAGGTCCACATAAAAGCTTTGCAAATTGTGATCTCCTTCCTCTTGTTATGTGTCGTTTACTTTGTGTCTGTAATTATATCAATTTGGAGTTTTGAGAGTCTGGGAAACAAACCTGTCTTCATGTTCTGCCAAGCTATTAGATTCAGCTATTCTTCAGCCCACCCATTCATCGTGATTTGGGGAAACAAGAAGCTAAAGCAgacttttctttcagttttgtggAATGTGAGGTACTGGGTGAAAGGACAGAAGCTTCAATCTCCATAA